One Setaria italica strain Yugu1 chromosome II, Setaria_italica_v2.0, whole genome shotgun sequence DNA segment encodes these proteins:
- the LOC101756814 gene encoding uncharacterized protein LOC101756814 encodes MASAAATGDGEKPYAHLGQPLLAHPHPPQQPYYAYPAAAYAQPAAPPPPPPPAPTLVFVPAPCSPVLVRLRRLRPRRAPCLRRFARALPLLLALALLAGGAFLLYPSPPAARVGDIRVDRFRVDPPVLDLGLALRLRVLNPGFLLPLRYRAVSAAVSYRGHLLGSAKAWPGSGELAARDEVYADAEVWVDAGRVLDDVVDLIGDLATGSVPLEIVTEVVGSIRLFRFHIPVKGLISCSVNISPETQGIISQDCY; translated from the coding sequence ATGGCatccgcggcggcgaccggcgacggcgagaagCCCTACGCGCACCTCGGCCAGCCCCTCCTCGCGCATCCGCATCCCCCGCAGCAGCCCTACTACGCCTACCCGGCCGCCGCTTACGCGCAGCCCGcggccccgcctccgcctccgccgccggccccgacgCTCGTCTTCGTGCCGGCCCCCTGCTCCCCGGTGctcgtccgcctccgccgcctgcgcccgcgccgcgcgccctgcctccgccgcttcgcccgggccctcccgctcctcctcgccctcgcgCTCCTCGCTGGCGGCGCCTTTCTCCTCTACCcctcgccccccgccgcccgcgtcgGCGATATCCGGGTCGACCGCTTCCGCGTGGACCCGCCCGTCCTCGACCTCGGCCTCGCGCTGCGGCTCCGCGTCCTCAACCccggcttcctcctcccgctgcGCTACCGAGCGgtctccgccgccgtctcctaCCGCGGCCACCTGCTCGGGTCCGCTAAGGCGTGGCCGGGGTCCGGCGAGCTCGCGGCCAGGGATGAGGTGTATGCGGACGCCGAGGTGTGGGTGGACGCCGGGAGGGTgctggatgacgtggtcgaccTCATCGGGGACCTGGCCACTGGCTCCGTGCCGCTGGAGATCGTCACGGAGGTGGTCGGCTCGATCAGGTTGTTCCGTTTCCACATCCCTGTGAAG